One window of the Arthrobacter sp. zg-Y919 genome contains the following:
- a CDS encoding DUF4157 domain-containing protein, whose product MPSVRPSPSPRPDFPPGRAASARHWINLLNLSTPAGMLLARLTGCATRTGPQKITLAEGYPLSLPRAAAFTVGNVVFYRSSTARRMHAPDSRLLRHEMRHSTQYALLGPFFLPLYAAASALSRVVSGDPASANPFERLAGLHDGGYRPRRRRHPRATDPGRSRRPFRSR is encoded by the coding sequence ATGCCGTCCGTTCGTCCCTCCCCCTCGCCGCGCCCGGACTTCCCGCCAGGGCGTGCCGCCTCGGCACGTCACTGGATCAACCTGCTGAACCTTTCCACTCCCGCCGGCATGCTGCTGGCCCGCCTGACCGGATGCGCGACCAGGACCGGACCGCAGAAAATCACCCTGGCCGAGGGGTATCCGCTGTCATTGCCCCGCGCTGCGGCCTTCACGGTGGGGAACGTGGTGTTTTACCGTTCGTCCACGGCCCGCCGCATGCACGCACCGGACAGCCGGCTGCTGCGGCATGAGATGCGGCACAGTACCCAGTACGCCCTGCTGGGGCCGTTCTTCCTCCCCCTGTATGCCGCTGCGTCCGCCCTCTCACGCGTGGTTAGCGGCGACCCGGCGTCGGCCAATCCGTTTGAACGCCTGGCCGGCCTGCACGACGGCGGGTATCGGCCGCGCAGGCGGCGGCACCCGCGGGCTACCGATCCGGGCCGGTCCCGCCGGCCGTTCCGCAGCAGATAG
- the pheS gene encoding phenylalanine--tRNA ligase subunit alpha: MSNSTPGTGSPDTSPEGTQPEPPNPLDEGAIAAAVEQALAAIAAAADLTELKDVRIAVTGEKSPLSGANRTIGKLPKDQKAAAGKLVGPARGRINSALAARTVELEAERDARILVEEAVDVTAAPRRRRIGGRHPISTLQDRVADVFVGMGWEIAEGPEVESEWFNFDALNFKPDHPAREMQDTFFVEPPEAHLVMRTHTSPVQVRSMLERDLPIYVLCPGKVFRTDELDATHTPVFHQFEGLAIDKGLTMADLVGTLEHFTRVLFGDEAKVRLRPNYFPFTEPSAELDIWHPGAKGGARWIEWGGCGMVNPNVLRAAGIDPEVYTGFAFGMGIDRALMFRNEVSDMHEMIEGDVRFSEHFGMEI; this comes from the coding sequence ATGTCTAACTCCACACCGGGGACCGGTTCCCCAGATACCTCCCCAGAGGGCACCCAGCCCGAGCCGCCGAATCCGCTGGACGAAGGCGCTATTGCCGCCGCCGTCGAGCAGGCGCTCGCCGCCATTGCCGCCGCCGCGGACCTCACCGAGCTCAAGGATGTCCGGATTGCCGTCACCGGAGAGAAATCTCCGCTGAGTGGAGCCAACCGGACCATCGGCAAGCTCCCCAAGGACCAGAAGGCCGCCGCCGGGAAGCTCGTTGGCCCCGCCCGCGGCCGGATCAACTCCGCGCTCGCCGCCCGCACCGTCGAACTCGAAGCGGAGCGGGACGCCCGGATCCTCGTCGAAGAGGCCGTGGATGTCACCGCGGCTCCCCGCCGCCGGCGCATCGGCGGGCGGCATCCGATTTCCACCCTGCAGGACCGGGTGGCGGACGTCTTCGTCGGAATGGGCTGGGAAATCGCCGAAGGACCGGAAGTGGAATCCGAGTGGTTCAACTTCGACGCGCTGAACTTCAAGCCGGACCACCCGGCCCGCGAAATGCAGGACACCTTCTTCGTGGAGCCGCCCGAAGCGCATCTGGTCATGCGTACCCACACCTCCCCGGTCCAGGTCCGGTCCATGCTCGAGCGTGACCTGCCGATCTACGTGCTCTGCCCGGGCAAGGTGTTCCGCACCGACGAACTCGACGCCACCCACACCCCGGTCTTCCACCAGTTCGAGGGCCTCGCCATCGACAAGGGCCTCACGATGGCCGACCTCGTCGGCACCCTCGAGCACTTCACCCGTGTGCTCTTCGGCGATGAAGCGAAGGTCCGGCTGCGGCCGAACTACTTCCCCTTCACCGAACCCAGCGCTGAGCTGGACATCTGGCACCCCGGTGCCAAGGGCGGCGCCCGCTGGATCGAGTGGGGCGGCTGCGGCATGGTCAATCCCAACGTGCTCCGCGCCGCCGGGATCGACCCCGAGGTTTATACAGGTTTTGCCTTCGGCATGGGCATTGACCGTGCCCTCATGTTCCGCAACGAAGTTTCGGACATGCACGAAATGATTGAAGGCGACGTACGTTTCAGCGAACACTTCGGGATGGAGATCTAA
- the pheT gene encoding phenylalanine--tRNA ligase subunit beta, whose protein sequence is MRIPLSWLREYAQVPADATAEDVMEDLVKVGLEEEDVHRPTDELQGPIVVGQVLSMEPEPQSNGKTINWCSVRVVPEGAEQTLTGKGIEPSGVQGIVCGAHNFKVGDKVVVTLPGAVLPGDFRISPRKTYGHVSAGMIASVRELGIGEDHDGILVLSTLGLDPEVGTDAMELLGLYDQAAEINVTPDRGYVFSIRGAAREYAHATGTKFTDPAAAVVVPIADGMGYPVRLQDEAPIYGKPGCDRFVARTVRGVDTSRPTPPWMSSRLRLAGMRSISLVVDISNYVMLELGQPLHFYDLDKLTGEIVVRRAADGETLKTLDEKERRLSPEDLLITDGSGAIGIAGVMGGATTEVSGGTQNVLIEAAHFEEVSIARSRRRHKLPSEASKRFERGVDWNVADVAAQRAVDLLVELAGGTADEAITDVGTAPEPRRIELPAQFPAQLIGLDFTESQITGTLEDLGASVEKTDAGYLVTPPSWRPDLETREDLTEEIIRLVGYDKIPSTLPVAPPGRGLTRLQQQRRRLLQSLAAAGLTEVLAYPFVTEADNNTFGAPEPGTRTALKLANPLSAEYGYLRTSVLPGLFEVAKRNMSRGFRDLALFESGTVFLPGEHLGTESIPPLGAKPSEDVLDELYAGIPDQPLHVGVLLAGHESAPGAGNTPRTWDWADALDFARLMGDVLGVELVVEQGTHQAFHPGRTARIALRSGETVGYAGELHPKLLAERDMPARTVAAELNVDALFDAAPDVIVARPISSFPISTQDVALVVAEDVPAEQVREALREGAGELLEDVALFDVYAGSGIEPGRKSLAFALRFRAPDRTLTADEASEARAAAVALAAERFGAVQR, encoded by the coding sequence GTGAGAATCCCACTTTCCTGGCTGCGCGAGTATGCCCAGGTACCGGCGGACGCAACCGCCGAAGACGTGATGGAAGACCTCGTGAAGGTCGGCCTGGAGGAGGAGGACGTCCACCGTCCCACCGACGAGCTGCAGGGCCCCATTGTGGTGGGCCAGGTGCTCAGCATGGAGCCGGAGCCGCAGAGCAACGGCAAAACCATCAACTGGTGCTCGGTCCGCGTTGTGCCCGAAGGGGCAGAGCAGACCCTGACCGGCAAGGGGATTGAGCCCTCCGGTGTGCAGGGCATTGTCTGCGGCGCGCACAACTTCAAGGTGGGGGACAAGGTTGTTGTCACCCTGCCCGGCGCCGTGCTGCCCGGGGACTTCCGGATCAGCCCGCGCAAGACCTACGGCCACGTCTCCGCCGGCATGATCGCCTCCGTGCGTGAACTCGGCATCGGCGAGGACCATGACGGGATCCTCGTGCTCTCCACCCTGGGGCTGGACCCCGAGGTCGGCACGGACGCAATGGAACTGCTGGGCCTGTACGACCAGGCAGCGGAAATCAACGTCACCCCGGACCGCGGCTATGTCTTCTCCATCCGCGGTGCCGCCCGCGAATACGCCCACGCAACCGGCACCAAATTCACCGACCCGGCGGCCGCCGTCGTTGTGCCCATCGCCGACGGCATGGGCTACCCGGTCCGGCTGCAGGATGAGGCCCCGATTTACGGCAAGCCCGGCTGCGACCGGTTCGTTGCCCGCACCGTCCGCGGCGTCGATACCTCCCGGCCCACCCCGCCGTGGATGTCCTCGCGCCTGCGCCTGGCCGGCATGCGGTCCATCTCGCTGGTGGTCGACATCTCCAACTACGTGATGCTCGAGCTCGGCCAGCCGCTGCACTTCTACGACCTGGATAAGCTCACCGGCGAGATCGTGGTCCGCCGCGCAGCCGACGGCGAAACGCTGAAGACCCTGGATGAAAAGGAACGCCGGCTCTCCCCGGAGGACCTGCTGATCACGGACGGCTCCGGTGCCATCGGCATTGCCGGAGTGATGGGCGGTGCCACCACCGAGGTTTCCGGCGGAACCCAGAACGTCCTGATCGAAGCCGCCCACTTTGAAGAAGTCAGCATTGCCCGCTCCCGGCGTCGGCACAAGCTGCCCTCGGAAGCGTCCAAGCGCTTCGAACGCGGCGTGGACTGGAACGTAGCCGACGTCGCCGCGCAGCGTGCGGTCGACCTGCTGGTGGAACTCGCCGGCGGCACCGCCGACGAGGCGATTACCGACGTCGGCACCGCTCCGGAGCCGCGGCGCATCGAACTGCCGGCACAGTTCCCGGCCCAGCTGATCGGCCTGGACTTCACCGAATCCCAGATCACCGGAACGCTGGAGGACCTGGGTGCCTCGGTCGAAAAGACCGACGCCGGCTACCTGGTGACGCCGCCGAGCTGGCGTCCGGACCTGGAGACACGGGAGGACCTCACCGAGGAAATCATCCGCCTGGTCGGGTACGACAAGATTCCGTCCACCCTGCCGGTCGCCCCTCCCGGGCGCGGGCTGACCCGCCTGCAGCAGCAGCGCCGCCGCCTTCTGCAGTCCCTCGCGGCTGCCGGGCTCACCGAGGTGCTGGCCTACCCGTTCGTCACCGAGGCGGACAACAACACCTTCGGTGCGCCGGAGCCGGGCACCCGAACGGCCCTGAAGCTCGCCAATCCGCTCAGCGCCGAATACGGCTACCTGCGGACCTCGGTGCTGCCCGGACTGTTCGAGGTGGCCAAGCGCAACATGTCCCGGGGTTTCCGCGATCTGGCCCTGTTCGAGTCCGGCACGGTCTTCCTGCCCGGCGAGCACCTGGGCACCGAGAGCATCCCGCCGCTGGGCGCGAAGCCGTCCGAGGACGTCCTGGATGAGCTGTACGCCGGAATTCCGGACCAGCCGCTGCACGTGGGCGTTCTGCTGGCGGGCCACGAGTCCGCTCCCGGGGCCGGCAACACGCCGCGGACCTGGGACTGGGCCGACGCCCTCGATTTCGCGCGGCTGATGGGCGACGTCCTGGGTGTGGAACTGGTGGTGGAACAGGGTACCCACCAGGCGTTCCACCCCGGCCGCACCGCGCGCATTGCACTGCGCAGCGGCGAGACCGTGGGCTACGCCGGTGAACTGCACCCCAAGCTCCTGGCCGAACGGGACATGCCGGCCCGCACGGTTGCCGCGGAGCTGAACGTGGATGCCCTCTTCGACGCCGCACCCGACGTCATCGTGGCCCGTCCGATCTCCAGCTTCCCGATTTCCACGCAGGACGTGGCACTGGTCGTTGCGGAGGATGTTCCCGCCGAGCAGGTCCGCGAGGCCCTGCGTGAGGGAGCCGGGGAGCTGCTTGAAGACGTGGCCCTGTTCGACGTGTACGCCGGCTCCGGTATTGAGCCCGGGCGCAAGTCGCTCGCCTTCGCGCTGCGCTTCCGTGCCCCGGACCGGACACTCACCGCCGACGAAGCCTCCGAGGCCCGTGCGGCCGCAGTTGCCCTGGCAGCTGAACGGTTCGGTGCCGTCCAGCGCTAG
- a CDS encoding HAD-IA family hydrolase: MQYFSKLYFSGQMGLVKPDPRIFDRVVADLGAAPEGIVFIDDNPQNISTARDMGFQTVLHTSGTDLRAELAALRR, from the coding sequence GTGCAGTATTTCTCGAAGCTGTATTTCAGCGGGCAGATGGGTCTGGTCAAGCCGGATCCGCGGATCTTTGACCGCGTCGTTGCCGATCTGGGGGCGGCACCCGAGGGCATCGTCTTCATTGACGACAACCCGCAGAACATTTCGACCGCGCGGGATATGGGATTTCAAACGGTGCTCCACACCAGCGGAACAGACCTCCGCGCGGAACTTGCCGCGCTCCGCCGGTAA
- a CDS encoding quinone oxidoreductase encodes MHKAIVVPQPGGPEILRYEDVALPEPGPRQVLVRVAAVGVNFIDTYQRAGVYPMSYPFTPGSEAAGTVVAAGLESGFREGDRVATAEGGGAYAEYMLLDAEVALPVPAGIRDDTAAALLLQGITAHYLCNSTFAVQEGQTVLVHAGAGGVGLLLIQLLKAKGATVITTVSTEEKELLARGAGADHVLRYDGFAGQVRALTDGRGVDVVYDGVGRATFDGSLASLRIRGMLVLFGAASGQVPPFDIQRLNSSGSLFLTRPTIAHHLLTPEERQWRVRELFDAVLAGKLDVRIGQTYPLAEASRAHTDLEGRKTTGKVLLVP; translated from the coding sequence ATGCACAAAGCAATTGTCGTCCCGCAACCGGGCGGACCGGAAATCCTGCGTTATGAAGACGTCGCACTGCCGGAGCCCGGACCGCGGCAGGTGCTGGTTCGAGTCGCTGCCGTGGGCGTGAACTTCATCGACACCTATCAGCGCGCCGGGGTTTACCCCATGTCATATCCCTTCACACCCGGCTCCGAGGCCGCCGGAACTGTCGTGGCTGCCGGACTCGAGTCAGGCTTCCGGGAAGGCGACCGGGTGGCCACCGCGGAGGGCGGTGGTGCCTATGCCGAGTACATGCTGCTGGACGCCGAGGTGGCGCTGCCGGTGCCGGCCGGCATCCGGGATGACACCGCCGCGGCGCTGCTGCTCCAGGGCATCACTGCGCATTACCTGTGCAACTCCACCTTTGCGGTGCAGGAGGGGCAGACGGTGCTGGTGCATGCCGGAGCGGGCGGCGTCGGACTACTGCTGATCCAACTTCTCAAGGCCAAGGGCGCGACCGTGATCACCACAGTCTCCACCGAGGAAAAGGAACTCCTGGCGCGCGGTGCCGGTGCCGACCATGTGCTGCGCTACGACGGCTTCGCCGGGCAGGTGCGTGCCCTCACGGACGGCCGGGGCGTGGATGTGGTGTACGACGGCGTGGGCCGGGCGACCTTCGACGGCTCGCTGGCCAGCCTGCGCATCCGGGGCATGCTGGTGCTCTTCGGCGCCGCCTCCGGCCAGGTGCCGCCGTTCGATATCCAGCGGCTGAATTCCTCCGGATCCCTGTTCCTCACCCGGCCTACCATCGCGCACCACCTGCTCACGCCGGAGGAACGCCAGTGGCGGGTACGTGAACTGTTTGACGCGGTGCTGGCCGGAAAACTGGACGTGCGGATCGGGCAGACCTATCCGCTGGCCGAGGCGTCACGGGCGCACACTGATCTGGAAGGCCGGAAGACCACGGGAAAGGTGCTGCTGGTTCCCTAA
- the argC gene encoding N-acetyl-gamma-glutamyl-phosphate reductase yields the protein MTISVAVSGASGYAGGEVLRLLAGHPEVAIGAITAHSNAGSRLGELQPHLHSLADRVLEETTVETLSGHDVVFLALPHGASAAIAAQLDPDTLVIDAGADHRLEDPLAWEKFYGSPHAGTWPYGLPELPGHRSRLKGARRIAVPGCYPTSSLLALAPGFAAGLLEPDDVVIVSASGTSGAGKAAKPHLLGSEVLGGMSPYGVGGSHRHTPEIEQGLSAAAGESVAVSFTPTLAPMARGILTTATAKVRPGIDAGALRAAWEQAYAGEHFVRVLPEGQWPATKMVVGSNYAVMQLAYDAHARRVIVSCVIDNLNKGTAGGAVQSMNIALGLEETAGLTQQGVAP from the coding sequence ATGACGATTTCCGTAGCGGTCTCCGGTGCCAGCGGCTATGCCGGCGGCGAAGTGCTGCGCCTGCTGGCCGGCCATCCGGAGGTGGCCATCGGCGCCATCACCGCCCACAGCAACGCCGGCAGCCGGCTGGGGGAGCTGCAGCCGCACCTGCATTCCCTGGCCGACCGGGTGCTGGAGGAAACCACCGTCGAGACCCTGTCCGGACACGACGTCGTCTTCCTCGCCCTGCCGCACGGGGCCAGCGCGGCCATCGCGGCGCAGCTGGATCCGGACACCCTGGTGATCGACGCCGGTGCCGACCACCGGCTCGAGGATCCGCTGGCGTGGGAAAAGTTCTACGGTTCCCCGCATGCCGGCACCTGGCCCTACGGCCTGCCCGAACTGCCGGGCCACCGCAGCCGGCTCAAGGGCGCCCGCCGCATCGCGGTCCCCGGCTGCTACCCCACAAGCTCCCTGCTCGCCCTGGCTCCCGGCTTCGCCGCCGGGCTGCTGGAACCGGACGACGTCGTCATCGTTTCGGCCTCCGGCACCTCGGGTGCCGGCAAGGCCGCCAAGCCGCACCTGCTGGGCTCTGAGGTCCTGGGCGGCATGAGCCCATACGGAGTGGGCGGCAGCCACCGGCACACCCCCGAAATCGAACAGGGCCTGTCCGCGGCCGCCGGCGAGTCCGTCGCCGTGTCCTTCACGCCCACGCTCGCGCCGATGGCCCGCGGCATCCTGACCACGGCCACCGCCAAGGTCCGCCCCGGGATCGACGCCGGCGCCCTGCGCGCCGCGTGGGAACAGGCGTACGCCGGGGAACATTTTGTCCGTGTCCTGCCCGAAGGACAGTGGCCCGCCACCAAAATGGTGGTCGGCTCCAACTACGCCGTGATGCAGCTGGCCTACGACGCCCATGCTCGCCGGGTAATCGTCAGCTGCGTCATCGACAACCTCAACAAGGGAACCGCCGGCGGCGCCGTGCAGTCCATGAACATTGCCCTCGGCCTGGAAGAAACCGCGGGACTGACGCAGCAGGGGGTGGCACCGTAA